Proteins from a single region of Brassica napus cultivar Da-Ae unplaced genomic scaffold, Da-Ae ScsIHWf_636;HRSCAF=936, whole genome shotgun sequence:
- the LOC125604844 gene encoding defensin-like protein 6, whose amino-acid sequence MENKVFAAFLFLVLFSSQEFIGIEGRMCQSRSHHFRSICLSNHNCANICRGERFSGGRCHGLHRKCYCTRLC is encoded by the exons ATGGAGAACAAAGTTTTCGCTGCCTTCTTGTTTCTAGTCCTCTTCTCATCTC AGGAGTTTATTGGGATAGAGGGAAGGATGTGCCAATCAAGGAGCCATCACTTCAGGAGCATATGTTTGTCCAACCATAACTGTGCCAATATCTGCCGTGGCGAGCGCTTTTCCGGTGGTCGTTGCCATGGTCTCCACCGGAAATGCTACTGTACTCGTCTTTGCTAG
- the LOC125604841 gene encoding glutathione S-transferase T3-like produces the protein MDSNSYIPPVSNFVDLLNSQQETVFGEVSSSQVPLFGSQPTAAETTGERKERRSWTPVDDVALISAWFNTSKDPVVGNEQRAGAFWKRVAAYFAASPKVAGAEPREASHCKNRWQKINDQVNKFCGAYDSATREKSSGQNENDVLKLAHEIFYTNHKKKFTLEHAWKELRNDQKWCEMSAAKTAGSIKKRKGDESAQSASSYAFETTTGEEEQATIRPPGVKASKGFGKKTMPEGKKLTEFQSLWSIRKEDIAAKEKVAKMKLLQSLVGKELPAYEEALKKKLIDELMSN, from the coding sequence ATGGATTCCAATTCATATATACCACCGGTCTCAAACTTTGTAGACCTTCTGAATAGTCAGCAAGAGACTGTCTTTGGTGAAGTTTCTTCCTCCCAAGTCCCTCTCTTTGGCAGTCAACCAACGGCAGCAGAGACTACTGGAGAGCGTAAAGAAAGGAGGTCTTGGACGCCTGTAGATGATGTTGCTCTCATTAGCGCTTGGTTTAACACAAGCAAAGACCCGGTTGTAGGCAACGAGCAAAGAGCCGGTGCGTTCTGGAAAAGGGTTGCTGCGTACTTTGCGGCTAGTCCCAAGGTTGCAGGAGCTGAACCGAGAGAGGCATCGCATTGTAAGAACCGGTGGCAGAAGATCAATGACCAAGTGAACAAATTTTGTGGGGCTTATGACTCTGCAACAAGAGAGAAGAGTAGTGGCCAAAATGAGAACGATGTTCTCAAGCTTGCGCATGAGATCTTCTACACCAACCACAAAAAGAAGTTCACTCTTGAGCATGCATGGAAGGAGTTGCGGAACGACCAGAAATGGTGTGAAATGTCAGCAGCTAAAACCGCAGGAAGCATTAAAAAGAGGAAGGGTGATGAGAGTGCACAATCAGCGAGCTCATACGCATTTGAAACAACCACTGGTGAAGAAGAGCAGGCCACCATTCGTCCCCCGGGTGTTAAGGCCTCAAAGGGCTTTGGTAAGAAGACGATGCCAGAGGGTAAGAAATTAACTGAGTTTCAAAGTCTGTGGAGCATCAGGAAGGAGGATATCGCGGCAAAAGAGAAGGTGGCGAAGATGAAGCTACTTCAGTCATTAGTAGGAAAGGAACTACCTGCGTATGAGGAAGCTCTGAAAAAGAAGCTCATCGATGAGTTGATGTCTAACTAG
- the LOC125604843 gene encoding transcription elongation factor SPT4 homolog 2: MGSAPAQIPTSFGHELRACLRCRLVKTYDQFRDAGCENCPFFKMEEDHERIVEVTTPNFNGIISVMDPSRSWAARWLRIGKFAPGCYTLAVSEPLTEEMQHVCQEERVQYVPPKRM; the protein is encoded by the exons aTGGGAAGCGCACCGGCACAGATTCCGACCAGCTTCGGCCATGAGCTAAGGGCTTGTCTTCGCTGCCGTCTCGTCAAGACCTATGACCAG TTTAGGGACGCAGGGTGCGAGAACTGTCCTTTCTTCAAGATGGAAGAGGATCACGAGCGTATCGTCGAGGTCACGACTCCTAATTTCAATGG aATAATCTCTGTGATGGATCCAAGTAGAAGCTGGGCGGCTAGGTGGTTAAGAATCG GGAAGTTTGCTCCTGGTTGCTACACTCTTGCTGTCTCAGAGCCACTCACTGAGGAAATGCag CACGTATGCCAAGAAGAGCGTGTCCAATACGTTCCACCGAAACGCATGTGA
- the LOC106382907 gene encoding TOM1-like protein 5 codes for MAAELVSSATSDKLAEMDWTKNIEICELAARDERQAKDVIKAIKKRLGSKNPNTQLYAVQLLEMLMNNIGETIHKLVIDTGVLPTLVKIVKKKTDLPVRERIFLLLDATQTSLGGASGRFPQYYSAYYVLVNAGVKFPQRSSSTPQVVVTAQTVPRSTLNEQLASARKERTAAPPAPAQQRESQTTSSSSSILQKAGAALEVLKEVLDAVDSQNPEGARDEFTLDLVEQCAFQKERVMHLVMTSRDERAVSQAIELNEQLQRILNKHEDLLSGRITVPGRSTTSNGYHSTSNGHQKPSSSISIEDDDEEEEPEQLFRRLRKGKARAMPEDEEEEASPPPQVLLGSAIHSERLNRPLIRPLPSEESSGDGDSHSQSSSSSPVVIPPPPAKHVERQKFFKEKKVDGAASGLPGHMRGLSLHSQDGSSSRSGSVDFSD; via the exons ATGGCTGCGGAGCTTGTTAGTTCTGCAACAAGTGACAAGCTTGCTGAAATGGATTGGACCAAAAACATTGAGATCTGTGAACTAGCTGCTCGAGATGAAAG GCAAGCAAAAGATGTTATCAAGGCTATCAAAAAACGCTTGGGGAGCAAGAACCCAAATACTCAATTATATGCTGTTCAG TTGCTGGAGATGTTGAtgaacaacattggagagactATTCATAAGCTGGTTATAGACACAGGTGTCCTCCCTACACTTGTGAAGATTGTAAAGAAAAAA ACGGATTTGCCTGTAAGAGAAAGGATATTTCTCCTTCTTGACGCAACTCAAACCTCTCTTGGTGGCGCTTCAGGAAGATTCCCTCAGTACTATTCAGCATACTATGTTTTAGTG AACGCAGGAGTTAAGTTTCCTCAGAGGTCTAGTTCCACACCACAAGTTGTGGTCACTGCACAAACGGTTCCAAGAAGTACGCTCAATGAACAACTTGCATCCGCTAGAAAAGAGAGGACTGCTGCTCCTCCTGCTCCTGCTCAGCAGCGAGAATCTCAAACTACCTCCTCTTCTTCTAG CATTTTGCAAAAGGCTGGTGCTGCATTAGAAGTTTTGAAGGAAGTGCTTGATGCTGTTGATTCTCAAAATCCTGAG GGAGCAAGAGATGAGTTTACTCTTGATCTTGTGGAGCAATGCGCGTTCCAGAAGGAGCGTGTAATGCACCTCGTCATGACATCAAG GGATGAAAGAGCAGTTTCTCAAGCAATAGAATTGAACGAGCAGCTTCAGAGGATTCTTAACAAACATGAAGATTTACTCTCTGGTAGAATCACAGTGCCAGGCAGGTCTACTACATCTAATGGTTACCATTCTACCTCAAACGGTCACCAGAAACCAAGCAGCTCTATCTCcattgaagatgatgatgaagaagaggagccTGAACAGTTATTCAGAAG ATTGAGAAAAGGGAAAGCTAGAGCAATgcctgaagatgaagaagaagaggcatCACCTCCTCCACAAGTGTTGCTTGGATCAGCAATCCATAGTGAGAGACTCAACCGTCCACTCATTCGTCCTTTACCATCAGAGGAGTCATCAGGAGATGGTGATAGCCATTCGcagtcctcctcctcctcgccTGTTGTGATTCCACCGCCACCTGCTAAACACGTTGAGAGGCAAAAGTTCTTCAAGGAGAAGAAAGTTGATGGTGCCGCCTCAGGTTTGCCAGGTCATATGAGAGGCCTTTCTTTGCATAGCCAAGATGGTAGCAGCTCACGCAGTGGAAGTGTGGACTTCAGTGACTGA
- the LOC111211777 gene encoding LOW QUALITY PROTEIN: WD repeat-containing protein 26 homolog (The sequence of the model RefSeq protein was modified relative to this genomic sequence to represent the inferred CDS: inserted 4 bases in 3 codons; substituted 1 base at 1 genomic stop codon), with protein MGCLCRMDATDDTLGPKSLVKTSEFIRLIIDALTSLGFNAIATELEKQSRIPLHSQAAKQFLELVKNQXWDKSIDALKPLELADENTVILLLLEQKYLDSLKNEQVPEALNTIREEIQPLGLDLRLLHKLASKILKPDXLLVKKKLQELLPLGVVVPERRLEYLLDDDLXYSAGECDFHXVPDSDLSLFSYHYCDKRKIPSETLQVLSEHTDEVWFLTFSHDGKCLASSSKDKTAILWEMDADGKFTQKHKLVGHEKPVVAVLWSHDDQQVITCGENEVIKRWDVGSGQCVQTYGRVDVGSVSCGWLHDGSGRETRAERVIQLHEKEMITSFSLSRDNKYLLIDLVTQEIQLWVIGGDEPFYLSEYDGHKRTRFIIRSCFGGYDEDFVASGSEDSQVYIWHVAKGLRPCRVLRGHSGAVNCVSWNPTDIHMLASGSDDRTIRIWGLAKK; from the exons atgGGCTGTCTCTGCAGGATGGATGCTACGGATGATACTTTAGGCCCCAAAAGTCTCGTCAAAACGTCTGAGTTCATCAGGCTAATCATCGACGCACTTACCTCTCTCGGATTCAACGCCATCGCTACCGAGTTAGAGAAACAATCTCGCATTCCTCTTCACAGTCAAGCAGCCAAGCAGTTTCTTGAGCTAGTAAAGAACCAATAATGGGACAAAAGCATTGATGCACTAAAGCCTCTTGAACTAGCTGATGAAAACACTGTGATACTACTCCTACTAGAGCAAAAGTACCTTGACTCTCTCAAGAACGAACAAGTCCCTGAAGCTCTCAACACCATAAGGGAAGAGATACAACCTCTTGGTCTTGACCTACGTCTCCTTCACAAGCTCGCTTCCAAGATTCTCAAGCCAGA CCTGTTGGTGAAGAAGAAACTGCAAGAGCTGCTTCCTCTTGGAGTTGTAGTCCCGGAGAGAAGGCTGGAGTATCTTTTAGACGATGACC GATACTCAGCGGGGGAGTGTGACTTCC ATGTTCCAGACAGTGATTTGTCCTTATTCTCTTATCATTACTGTGATAAAAGAAAAATCCCTTCAGAGACTCTCCAG GTGTTGAGTGAACATACAGATGAAGTCTGGTTCTTGACATTCTCACATGATGGCAAAtgcttggcttcttcttctaagGATAAAACAGCTATTCTCTGGGAG ATGGATGCAGATGGGAAGTTTACTCAGAAGCATAAACTTGTGGGCCACGAGAAGCCAGTAGTAGCAGTCTTATGGAGTCATGATGATCAACAAGTCATTACATGTGGAGAAAACGAAGTCATCAAGCGCTGGGACGTTGGTTCAGGAC aatgtgttcAAACCTATGGAAGAGTTGATGTTGGTTCCGTTTCTTGCGGATGGCTGCATGACGGTTCAGGTAGAGAAACCAGAGCTGAGAGAGTGATTCAGCTACATGAGAAGGAGATGATTACTTCTTTCTCGCTTTCTAGAGACAACAAGTATCTTCTTATCGACCTCGTTACACAGGAGATCCAACTCTGGGTTATAGGAGGTGATGAACCGTTCTATCTTTCGGAATACGATGGACACAAGCGTACTCGGTTTATTATCAGGTCTTGCTTTGGTGGGTATGATGAAGATTTCGTCGCTAGTGGGAGTGAGGATTCTCAG GTATACATATGGCACGTAGCAAAAGGGTTGAGACCTTGTCGTGTGTTGCGTGGACATTCAGGAGCTGTGAACTGTGTGAGTTGGAACCCAACTGATATTCATATGCTGGCTTCAGGGAGTGATGATAGAACCATCCGGATTTGGGGACTTGCCAAGAAGTAG